One Azoarcus sp. DN11 DNA segment encodes these proteins:
- the rpsI gene encoding 30S ribosomal protein S9, with product MAVQYNYGTGRRKTAVARVFIKPGTGNIVVNGKPVDEFFSRETGRMIVRQPLTLTENANRFDVLVNVTGGGESGQAGAVRHGITRALIEYDADLKSVLRKAGFVTRDAREVERKKVGFRKARRRKQFSKR from the coding sequence CAAGACCGCGGTTGCCCGTGTGTTCATCAAGCCGGGTACCGGCAACATCGTCGTCAACGGCAAGCCCGTGGACGAGTTTTTCTCGCGCGAAACCGGCCGCATGATCGTTCGCCAGCCGCTCACGCTGACCGAGAACGCGAACCGCTTCGACGTCCTGGTCAACGTCACCGGCGGTGGTGAGTCGGGGCAGGCGGGTGCCGTGCGTCACGGCATCACCCGTGCGCTGATCGAATACGATGCCGACCTGAAGTCGGTGCTGCGCAAGGCGGGTTTCGTTACCCGCGACGCGCGCGAAGTCGAACGGAAGAAGGTCGGTTTCCGCAAGGCCCGTCGCCGCAAGCAGTTCTCGAAGCGCTGA
- the argC gene encoding N-acetyl-gamma-glutamyl-phosphate reductase: MIKVGVVGGTGYTGVELLRLLARHSGVKLHAITSRGDAGMAVSEMFPSLRGRVDLRFVAPAEAALDQCDVVFFATPNGIAMQQARELLGRGVRVIDLAADFRIRDVAEWEKWYGMTHAAPELIPEAVYGLPERNREQIRSARLLANPGCYPTAVQLGFLPLVEAGVADLSHLVADAKSGVSGAGRKAEVHTLFAEASDSFKAYGVPGHRHLPEIRQGLVGMAGKQVGLTFVPHLTPIIRGIHATLYVRLTKDVDVQSLFETRYRNEPFVDVMPAGSHPETRSVRASNLCRIAVHRPQGGDVVVVLSVIDNLVKGAAGQAVQNMNIMFGLDEAEGLDVVPVSP, from the coding sequence ATGATCAAGGTTGGCGTCGTCGGCGGTACGGGTTATACGGGTGTCGAACTGCTCAGGTTGCTTGCGCGTCATTCCGGCGTGAAACTGCATGCCATCACGTCGCGTGGCGATGCCGGCATGGCTGTGTCCGAGATGTTCCCGAGCCTGCGCGGCCGCGTCGACCTGCGCTTCGTCGCACCTGCCGAGGCTGCGCTCGACCAGTGCGACGTGGTTTTCTTCGCCACGCCCAACGGCATCGCCATGCAGCAGGCGCGTGAACTGCTCGGCAGGGGCGTGCGCGTCATCGACCTTGCCGCCGACTTCCGCATTCGTGACGTTGCCGAATGGGAGAAGTGGTACGGCATGACGCACGCGGCACCCGAGCTGATCCCCGAGGCCGTGTACGGCTTGCCGGAACGCAATCGCGAACAGATCCGTTCCGCTCGCCTGCTCGCCAATCCCGGTTGCTACCCCACCGCGGTGCAACTCGGGTTTCTGCCTTTGGTCGAGGCGGGCGTTGCCGACCTGTCGCACCTCGTCGCCGACGCCAAGTCGGGTGTTTCGGGGGCGGGCCGCAAGGCCGAGGTGCATACGTTGTTTGCCGAAGCGTCCGACAGTTTCAAGGCATACGGCGTCCCGGGGCATCGTCATCTTCCGGAGATCCGCCAGGGACTGGTCGGCATGGCGGGCAAGCAGGTCGGGCTTACCTTCGTGCCGCACCTGACGCCGATCATCCGTGGTATCCACGCGACCCTGTATGTCCGTCTGACGAAGGATGTGGACGTCCAGTCCCTCTTCGAAACCCGTTACCGTAATGAGCCGTTCGTGGACGTGATGCCGGCCGGCAGCCATCCCGAGACCCGTTCGGTGCGGGCGAGCAACCTGTGCCGCATCGCCGTCCACCGCCCGCAGGGGGGTGACGTCGTGGTCGTCCTTTCGGTCATCGACAATCTTGTCAAGGGCGCGGCCGGTCAGGCGGTGCAGAACATGAACATCATGTTCGGCCTCGACGAGGCTGAGGGGCTGGACGTGGTACCGGTCAGTCCGTAA
- the erpA gene encoding iron-sulfur cluster insertion protein ErpA codes for MSTAVETPELLVFTDSAAGKVKELIEEEGNPDLKLRVFVSGGGCSGFQYGFTFDEEVNEDDTAFEKNGVTLLIDSMSYQYLVGAEIDYTEGLEGSQFVIRNPNATSTCGCGSSFSA; via the coding sequence ATGAGCACTGCAGTTGAAACCCCGGAACTGCTCGTCTTCACTGACAGCGCGGCGGGCAAGGTCAAGGAACTGATCGAGGAAGAGGGCAACCCGGATCTGAAGCTGCGCGTGTTCGTCAGCGGCGGTGGCTGCTCGGGCTTCCAGTACGGATTCACCTTTGACGAGGAGGTGAATGAGGACGACACGGCCTTCGAAAAGAATGGCGTGACGCTCCTGATCGATTCAATGAGCTATCAGTATCTGGTAGGCGCTGAGATCGACTACACGGAAGGTCTGGAAGGCTCGCAGTTCGTGATCCGCAATCCGAACGCGACCAGCACCTGCGGCTGCGGATCGTCGTTCTCTGCCTGA